From Deltaproteobacteria bacterium, one genomic window encodes:
- a CDS encoding ATP-dependent DNA helicase RecQ, whose product MSTKQTTPSPDEPAPDARGTAQRATGGKKTARGGRARAAGADGVAAVEADTTAADTTGKARPRAASKGARAKATAAKATAAKATKAKATEAKATRAKATEAKATAAKATKAKATRAKATEAKATEAKATRAKATKAKATEAKIAEAKAAEAKAAGANAARSSAAGGGAAADAAVEPIGAPPTDAAASGRADLAAPASRGAKAARPRPDVPDEVKRGRSDRLNALVDVARARLGIDDLRPGQAEALEHILAGRDVIAVMPTGSGKSLLYQLPSLALPGLTVVVSPLIALIKDQIDKMEALGVPVARIDSTLTTRQRRKMDDLILAPGGKLVLTTPERMADPEFRAFLLRGAGGVGVSLFCVDEAHCVSHWGHDFRPSYLVLKRAIRDLGRPQVLATTATAPPHVREDIKEQLEIPNAEIVTTTFDRPNLHYEVIALPGEDDKKRTLISLLKKLPRPGLVYCATVRAVKQLTEEVARHGVPVAMYHGRMTKKERTEQQERFMPLRSDLVMIATNAFGLGVDKPDIRYVMHYHVPGSLEQYAQEAGRGGRDGKPTRCVLLFSPDDVAIQEHFLKGTYPSRRQVWAVIRALEAWDDQEARAQLLGGEVDPSAAKPTLANIAIASKVGAQRTRTVLNLLQGEGWVTESDDHLFSLADPPPDPKLVNERAKQYEARRIADRRRLEALLDYVAAPGCRSQVILRYLGEPDPPVCGRCDNDLRSKEAALAAAREALGLEKRVVAHLDAEEPVDDKPKRVVRTRVIDLDALEAEQTAQRTAEAKAATSAAGAGDATAPSPTRRADDELQRLIAEQAADARADGAAPAPASATEADDDYEYEYVDEDEEFVDEDGYEYGEVEIIDRTAAEIAEDDDELPDAEITILKRKHRDKPPKQAAPRPDDRPKKKKRRRRRRKKPAGMPAADQFTSPVMDSEGAALHRPVQLAEPAEGAGGPLVEYVRGSLRINSQPVASAAPTDSPGKRKRRRKKPGRPQPFAAGGSGGPPPRGPGALPAGSGTPAHAFGGDGDAQPRPKRKKKRRRRRRNGAGAATDGPVSFFSIAPPPGNGNGTSPRKKRRRRRRGPRPGAPAEPPAE is encoded by the coding sequence GTGTCCACGAAACAGACAACGCCCTCGCCGGACGAACCGGCTCCCGATGCCCGCGGGACCGCACAACGCGCGACCGGCGGAAAGAAGACCGCGCGCGGCGGGCGGGCGCGCGCGGCCGGTGCCGACGGGGTAGCCGCGGTCGAAGCCGATACGACGGCGGCCGACACGACGGGCAAGGCGCGTCCCCGCGCGGCGTCGAAGGGCGCGCGTGCGAAGGCGACCGCGGCGAAGGCGACCGCGGCGAAGGCGACCAAGGCAAAGGCGACCGAGGCAAAGGCGACGAGGGCGAAGGCGACCGAGGCAAAGGCGACCGCGGCGAAGGCGACCAAGGCGAAGGCGACGAGGGCGAAGGCGACCGAGGCAAAGGCCACCGAGGCGAAGGCGACGAGGGCGAAGGCGACCAAGGCAAAGGCCACCGAGGCGAAGATCGCCGAGGCGAAGGCCGCCGAGGCGAAGGCCGCCGGCGCGAACGCGGCCCGATCGAGCGCCGCCGGCGGCGGCGCGGCTGCCGACGCCGCGGTTGAGCCGATCGGCGCCCCCCCGACCGATGCGGCGGCGAGCGGGCGCGCCGATCTCGCTGCGCCCGCGTCGCGCGGCGCGAAGGCCGCGCGCCCGCGCCCCGACGTCCCCGACGAGGTCAAGCGCGGGCGCTCGGACCGCCTCAACGCGCTGGTCGACGTCGCCCGTGCGCGGCTGGGCATCGACGATCTTCGCCCCGGCCAGGCGGAGGCGCTCGAACACATCCTCGCGGGCCGCGACGTCATCGCGGTCATGCCGACCGGCAGCGGCAAGTCTCTGCTGTACCAACTGCCGTCGCTCGCACTGCCCGGCCTCACCGTCGTCGTGTCGCCGTTGATCGCGCTCATCAAAGATCAGATCGACAAAATGGAGGCACTCGGCGTGCCGGTCGCGCGGATCGACTCGACGCTCACCACGCGCCAGCGCCGCAAGATGGACGACCTCATCCTCGCGCCCGGCGGCAAGCTCGTGCTCACGACGCCCGAGCGAATGGCCGACCCCGAGTTTCGCGCGTTCTTGCTGCGCGGCGCCGGCGGCGTGGGCGTATCCCTGTTTTGCGTCGACGAGGCCCACTGCGTGTCGCATTGGGGGCACGACTTCCGCCCGTCGTACCTGGTGCTCAAGCGCGCCATCCGGGATCTCGGTCGCCCGCAGGTGCTGGCGACCACGGCGACCGCGCCGCCGCACGTGCGCGAGGACATCAAGGAACAGCTCGAGATCCCGAACGCCGAGATCGTCACCACGACGTTCGACCGGCCGAACCTCCATTACGAGGTCATCGCGCTGCCCGGTGAGGACGACAAGAAGCGCACGCTGATCTCGCTGCTCAAGAAGCTGCCGCGCCCGGGCCTCGTGTATTGCGCGACGGTCCGCGCGGTCAAACAGCTCACCGAGGAGGTGGCCCGCCACGGCGTGCCGGTCGCGATGTACCACGGCCGCATGACCAAGAAGGAACGCACCGAGCAGCAGGAACGGTTCATGCCGCTGCGCAGCGACCTGGTCATGATCGCGACCAACGCGTTCGGCCTCGGAGTCGACAAGCCCGACATCCGCTACGTCATGCACTACCACGTGCCGGGGTCGCTCGAGCAGTACGCGCAGGAGGCCGGCCGCGGCGGCCGCGACGGCAAACCGACGCGCTGCGTGCTGCTGTTTTCGCCCGACGACGTCGCGATCCAGGAACACTTCCTCAAGGGCACCTATCCGAGCCGGCGCCAGGTGTGGGCGGTCATCCGCGCGCTCGAAGCGTGGGACGACCAGGAGGCGCGCGCACAACTGCTCGGCGGAGAGGTCGACCCGTCGGCCGCCAAACCGACGCTGGCGAACATCGCGATCGCCAGCAAGGTCGGCGCGCAGCGCACGCGCACGGTCCTCAACCTGCTGCAGGGCGAGGGCTGGGTCACCGAGAGCGACGACCACCTGTTTTCGCTGGCCGATCCGCCGCCCGACCCGAAATTGGTCAATGAACGGGCCAAGCAGTACGAGGCGAGGCGCATCGCGGACCGCCGTCGCCTCGAGGCGCTGCTCGATTACGTCGCGGCACCCGGCTGCCGCAGCCAGGTCATCCTCCGCTACCTCGGTGAGCCGGACCCGCCGGTCTGTGGCCGGTGCGACAACGACCTGCGGTCGAAGGAGGCGGCGCTCGCGGCGGCGCGCGAGGCGCTCGGACTCGAAAAGCGCGTCGTCGCCCACCTCGACGCGGAGGAACCGGTCGACGACAAGCCCAAGCGCGTCGTGCGGACCCGCGTGATCGACCTCGACGCGCTCGAGGCCGAGCAGACCGCGCAGCGGACCGCCGAGGCGAAGGCGGCGACGAGCGCGGCCGGCGCAGGCGATGCGACCGCTCCCTCGCCGACACGGCGCGCCGACGACGAGTTGCAGCGGCTGATCGCCGAGCAGGCGGCCGATGCCCGTGCCGACGGCGCCGCCCCCGCCCCGGCCAGCGCCACGGAGGCGGACGACGACTACGAGTACGAGTACGTCGACGAGGACGAGGAATTCGTCGACGAGGACGGTTACGAGTACGGCGAAGTCGAGATCATCGACCGGACGGCGGCCGAGATCGCCGAGGACGACGACGAACTTCCCGACGCCGAGATCACCATCCTCAAGCGCAAACACCGGGACAAACCACCGAAGCAGGCGGCGCCGCGACCGGACGACCGGCCCAAAAAGAAGAAGCGCCGGCGCCGGCGGCGCAAGAAGCCAGCGGGGATGCCGGCCGCGGACCAGTTCACCAGCCCGGTGATGGACAGCGAGGGCGCCGCACTGCACCGGCCGGTGCAGCTCGCGGAACCGGCCGAGGGCGCCGGCGGGCCGCTCGTCGAATACGTGCGTGGATCGCTGCGGATCAACTCGCAGCCGGTCGCGTCCGCTGCACCGACCGACTCGCCCGGCAAACGCAAGCGGCGCCGCAAGAAGCCGGGCCGGCCGCAGCCGTTCGCAGCCGGCGGTTCCGGCGGTCCGCCCCCCCGCGGCCCGGGCGCACTGCCCGCCGGTTCTGGAACTCCGGCGCACGCCTTCGGGGGCGACGGCGATGCGCAGCCTCGACCGAAGCGAAAAAAGAAGCGCCGCCGCCGGCGCCGCAACGGTGCAGGCGCGGCAACGGACGGGCCCGTGTCGTTCTTTTCGATCGCCCCGCCGCCCGGCAACGGCAACGGCACGTCGCCTCGCAAGAAACGGCGGCGGCGCCGCCGCGGCCCGCGCCCCGGCGCCCCGGCCGAACCGCCGGCCGAGTGA